A section of the Triticum dicoccoides isolate Atlit2015 ecotype Zavitan chromosome 7A, WEW_v2.0, whole genome shotgun sequence genome encodes:
- the LOC119328323 gene encoding pyrophosphate--fructose 6-phosphate 1-phosphotransferase subunit beta-like — protein sequence MAAAAVASNGGAAPVPGRLASVYSEVQTSRIAHALPLPSVLRSHFTLADGPASTAAGSPDEIAKLFPCLYGQPSAAVVPSAEPVETKPLKIGVVLSGGQAPGGHNVICGIFDYLQERAKGSTMYGFKGGPAGVMKGKYVELTTDFVYPYRNQGGFDMICSGRDKIETPEQFQQAEDTVNRLDLDGLVVIGGDDSNTNACLLGEYFRGRNLKTRVIGCPKTIDGDLKCKEVPTSFGFDTACKIYSEMIGNVMTDARSTGKYYHFVRLMGRAASHITLECALQTHPNVALIGEEVAEKKETLKNVTDYITDVVCKRAELGYNYGVVLIPEGLIDFIPEIQKLIAELNEILAHDVVDEAGAWKSKLEPASRELFDFLPKTIQEQLLLERDPHGNVQVAKIETEKMLIAMVETELEKRRAAGKYSAHFRGQSHFFGYEGRCGLPTNFDSSYCYALGYGAGALLQFGKTGLISSVGNLAAPVEEWTVGGTALTALMDVERRHGKNKPVIKKAMVELDAAPFKKFASLRDEWASKNRYISPGPIQFSGPGSDASNHTLMLELGAEI from the exons ATGGCGGCTGCGGCGGTGGCCTCCAACGGGGGTGCGGCGCCCGTGCCCGGGCGCCTCGCGTCCGTCTACAGCGAGGTGCAGACGAGCCGCATCGCGCACGCGCTGCCCCTCCCCTCCGTCCTCCGCTCCCACTTCACCCTCGCCGACGGGCCCGCCAGCACCGCCGCCGGAAGCCCCG ATGAGATCGCCAAGCTGTTCCCCTGCCTGTACGGCCAGCCGTCGGCCGCCGTGGTGCCGTCCGCCGAGCCGGTCGAGACGAAGCCGCTCAAGATCGGCGTCGTGCTCTCCGGTGGCCAGGCGCCAGGCGGCCACAATGTGATCTGCGGCATCTTTG ATTACCTGCAGGAGCGTGCCAAAGGCAGCACCATGTATGGATTCAAGGGAGGCCCGGCTGGTGTCATGAAGGGCAAGTACGTCGAGCTGACTACTGATTTCGTGTACCCCTACAGAAACCAG GGCGGGTTTGATATGATCTGCAGTGGAAGGGACAAGATTGAAACACCAGAGCAG TTCCAGCAAGCTGAAGACACAGTCAACAGACTTGATTTGGATGGACTTGTTGTCATTGGTGGTGATGATTCAAACACTAACGCATGCCTCCTCGGTGAATACTTCAG GGGAAGGAACTTGAAGACTCGCGTTATTGGTTGCCCAAAGACTATTGATGGAGATCTGAAATGCAAGGAGGTCCCAACAAGCTTTGGATTCGACACTGCTTGCAAG ATATACTCCGAAATGATTGGCAATGTCATGACTGATGCACGTTCAACAGGCAAATATTACCACT TTGTGAGGCTTATGGGTCGTGCTGCTTCTCACATTACACTAGAGTGTGCTCTACAGACACACCCTAATGTTGCACTCATCGGTGAAGAG GTTGCTGAGAAGAAGGAAACACTCAAGAATGTCACAGACTACATTACCGATGTTGTTTGCAAACGTGCAGAACTTGGTTACAACTATGGAGTTGTCCTAATACCGGAAGGCCTGATTGATTTCATCCCAGAG ATTCAAAAACTCATTGCAGAATTGAATGAAATTTTGGCACATGATGTTGTTGACGAGGCAGGGGCTTGGAAAAGCAAGCTTGAACCAGCATCTAGGGAGTTGTTTGACTTCTTGCCCAAAACCATTCAGGAGCAGCTTTTGCTTGAAAGAGATCCCCATGGCAATGTTCAG GTTGCGAAAATTGAAACTGAGAAAATGCTTATTGCCATGGTTGAAACTGAATTGGAGAAGAGAAGAGCGGCGGGGAAGTACTCTGCACATTTCAGAGGCCAGTCTCACTTCTTCGG ATATGAAGGAAGGTGCGGCCTCCCTACCAATTTTGATTCCAGCTATTGCTATGCATTAGGCTATGGTGCTGGTGCTCTTCTCCAATTTGGCAAGACAGGACTTATTTCGTCG GTTGGTAACCTGGCTGCTCCTGTGGAAGAATGGACTGTTGGAGGAACTGCACTGACTGCGTTGATGGATGTTGAGAGGAGGCATG GCAAGAACAAGCCAGTGATCAAGAAGGCTATGGTGGAACTTGATG CTGCGCCATTTAAGAAGTTTGCCTCGCTGCGAGATGAATGGGCCAGCAAGAACCGATACATCAGCCCTG GTCCCATCCAATTCAGCGGCCCTGGAAGCGATGCGTCGAACCACACCTTGATGTTGGAGCTTGGCGCTGAGATATAG
- the LOC119334721 gene encoding uncharacterized protein LOC119334721 has protein sequence MDYYANKARELSQVTTSYSQQLEGPEEHHRSPTPNLPAPMESCMHIDTEEDNGSTNWFCTDDPLHLEAVNSTQVKDSALHVQSEDAIPTPFSSKQTPHMSMELPEDIRRNCQPSHSAPELTSAKRGKRQKTNSSIDDFHERYLSLKREEMERFAAIEERKLEDPYSIQKCIAALEGLPDLQMGDILKAADLFTNNKDNREVFLSFSTDALRLGWLRNKIQNT, from the coding sequence ATGGATTATTATGCAAACAAGGCCAGAGAACTCTCTCAGGTCACTACATCATATTCGCAACAGTTGGAAGGTCCCGAGGAGCATCATCGCTCACCTACACCGAACTTACCTGCTCCTATGGAATCGTGCATGCATATTGATACTGAAGAGGACAATGGAAGCACTAATTGGTTCTGCACCGATGATCCATTACACCTAGAAGCTGTGAACTCAACTCAAGTGAAAGATTCTGCATTACATGTTCAATCAGAAGATGCAATACCAACACCATTTTCTTCAAAGCAAACCCCACATATGTCGATGGAACTTCCAGAAGACATACGTAGAAATTGTCAACCATCTCATTCTGCTCCTGAGCTTACTAGTGCTAAGAGGGGGAAAAGACAGAAGACTAATTCTAGTATTGATGATTTCCACGAGAGGTACCTGAGCCTCAAAAGAGAAGAGATGGAACGGTTTGCAGCCATCGAGGAGAGGAAATTGGAGGATCCCTATAGCATACAAAAATGCATTGCTGCACTTGAGGGGTTGCCGGATTTACAAATGGGAGATATACTAAAAGCAGCTGACCTCTTCACCAACAACAAGGACAACAGGGAAGTCTTCCTCTCATTTTCAACTGATGCATTACGACTGGGCTGGTTAAGAAATAAAATTCAAAACACCTAG